One genomic segment of Deltaproteobacteria bacterium includes these proteins:
- a CDS encoding cytochrome P450: MDSQHPANPKTDTKKYLLERVEQHAQDFPSKPALVWVNAKGQDEHSYTYAQFLDASRRLAVELLQEGLKRGDTAILAYTPCLDFYIAFWACMEAGIIAVPVNPPFSNSDVKKFLRIVNNSNARVLLTDKLFARLVTMKIRKHKAKQIGKGLVSMFGRNADTKTFTFGDLESLWWITTSGMSSNQKNISLEPQPVEETAFIMYSSGSTSAPKGALTTMVNLQHQFDLIEEALESSPDHVCAWWAPHFHDFGLISGFLNSLNQGCKSVITSPMFFIQRPALWLDMMHNHKATHTFGPDFGYLLLVNKTTQEEREVEKWDLSHLKVAMSAAEKVRYATLKSFTDAFAGCGFRAETFCPAYGLAEHAVGVTINSLKSLPQVLNVQRTELENDGEVVANSTQDDAETTRLKQLVGSGRAWNETDVRIILLDDEGTPLSIAPQDRVGEIWVSSLSKTLGYHKLPDTTEEVFHARLPGSDPSSDDGKKEYLRTGDLGFISSENGELFVCGRNKDMIIIAGKNHYSEDMELNISEALTGYLRPGCIAAFAVESQETGEEELHIVAEVTNHCVDLTACFQKIHECIAREHHINVSTVTLINSKSIPKTSSGKIRRFLVREMLLAGKLNVVSGGTWQNDNPAEPVAPKQENITKPKVSSPVTPNPPPVAAEKTVSAVLAQPDESSKRESDFPKLLLDFKNFSGSHGAPAAFPVYFPECGPGYEHWSFLVGTKNLALLFDEDKFYRMPVWNFTAPAPEIFHDENFPRWANGQTHRKMKSRLAEIVEELMPTTISRTLNTTNRFMDRWAARKSFPWLPEFNEFTTALFCEVFTGKMLTEAPDLFTTVLYGVDPFRKNSFESQKVTREDNVAQGMEAKAKLSEFLVGKNPTESDTFDADLLIGSGGFAVIPALKNVLINLYAILSSEPEIRQRVVEELRLLRDPLERDALTKNTPLLEACIWETIRLHPPVGHYYARAREDIVVDGLHIPKDSNVVGHTWYSYHDPALYKNPHLFDPDRFMEPRNEHIAGDNSFDPFGSGDPLNGHACPGKDLATLLVKTTIAQSLLEYDWELSKPAWDDTQYRERYGVPNYEDGMQVNDFRKRDSNDWNDFFNADSTEESMTLDELRSFNGEDDKPIYIAILGKVYDVSSSADFYGEGGPYEVFAGRDASRALATMSLEEEDLDNPDITSLTQSQMDMLKQWHDRLASKYPLIGNLVKTKATKPNKKKKPSLEAPMDWRVAIVGGGISGLATALALSEYGYKVTVFEKNLSLGGHACTKPVGAHMRQPAFGMFMAKQWPNALSLMDKVGIKPIVECPADQAIRHFSKDGHTIAQESIEKDITRFYYDMTRMINDPEADGVTIGNFFKEQEYSHEFICYYFVGKVIHYFAGQSLEYYLSYPLRLIAWMYLGMTANENDDVMRVDNQEYMNAIKAMLQSRRVQVVNNTNVSFITRDQNQAILGFNGGKESFGHVVLAVQPHHALKILGPCATKEEENILSQFEYTVDTAVLHFDDSWVPENKKEWGLLNFLLPDKGQSLPEPSETIPITTPFVSDTDGRTPIFCTYNYANAEDWEGDGPHWKYTFEHTKVTPATQLLRRELKMLQGKQRVQYCGSWSRGLTLHEDAVVTGLQAANRILGIDRQYIVKNPGVVQPAPFQNAEDDFGSTIEDIVENLNGILQELKATSEKLTVDTDLQALGLSSLDIGRLVNAVNSRVSSGTISVEELYALDTLGEVAEYILNLDDSDPIFDELRHSPSLTARASGGKPDGSAGMQHPVSMAQLQILQSHFMATQESSHWNIPMRTWLHGKVDEEALKKSFQLMARRQSVLRTRFNLLEDGSFCQRIDAKIPGDFFESLSSTNHQEAIELAKQASTRPMDVSHGVIRVTLIHVDSDTSLLVLVVHHAVSDGWSLGIIVRELWEFYNGLCEDKAPEELSLPHLPLQFVDYSYWQQELQKHHHYDNKLEYWRRELSSPAPVLGLSNAKTKAGNTAASTLAFYLIHEQVDALRALSRKNRTSLNVVLLTAYAVSLCRQSGQDAVLIQVPVAGRENETEALVGCFADALILKISCLADQTFDDYIQQTHRQLYDGIKHAVPMGLLLNELELRPAEKLKIHRAVLHWEQTLSLRDTQEVEKGGLRSEPFDAKQNEEVQIAAQSHSVLNINETPEGMMRAEWLFSKSAIDDDTMHALVRTFRELLSQRPDQPSPPPAAPATAPVKAAEPVAPAQSAPVLKPFAASDIFGGSR, translated from the coding sequence ATGGACTCACAACACCCAGCGAACCCAAAAACGGATACGAAAAAGTATTTACTCGAGCGAGTTGAGCAGCACGCCCAAGACTTTCCATCAAAGCCCGCACTCGTATGGGTGAATGCAAAAGGGCAGGATGAACACAGTTACACTTACGCCCAATTTCTAGATGCATCACGAAGGCTGGCGGTGGAACTTTTACAAGAAGGACTCAAGCGCGGCGACACAGCGATTCTTGCCTATACACCTTGCCTCGATTTCTACATTGCATTTTGGGCGTGTATGGAAGCCGGTATTATCGCGGTCCCGGTGAACCCGCCGTTTAGTAATTCCGACGTCAAAAAATTTCTAAGAATTGTAAACAACAGCAACGCACGGGTACTCCTTACCGACAAGCTCTTCGCACGGCTCGTCACCATGAAAATTCGAAAACACAAAGCCAAGCAAATCGGAAAAGGCCTGGTCTCGATGTTTGGCCGCAACGCTGATACGAAAACCTTCACCTTTGGTGACCTTGAATCCCTGTGGTGGATTACCACAAGCGGCATGTCATCGAACCAGAAGAACATTTCCTTAGAACCGCAACCCGTCGAAGAGACCGCGTTCATTATGTACTCCAGCGGATCGACCAGCGCACCAAAGGGCGCACTGACCACAATGGTCAACCTTCAGCATCAGTTCGATTTAATTGAGGAAGCTCTAGAGTCCAGCCCTGACCATGTTTGCGCTTGGTGGGCACCCCACTTTCATGACTTTGGTCTCATCAGTGGTTTTCTCAATTCGCTCAATCAGGGATGTAAGTCAGTTATTACTTCTCCCATGTTTTTTATTCAGCGCCCTGCTCTGTGGCTGGACATGATGCATAACCATAAGGCTACTCATACCTTTGGACCTGATTTCGGTTATTTGCTTCTCGTCAACAAAACCACTCAGGAGGAGCGCGAGGTTGAGAAATGGGACCTCAGCCACCTCAAAGTTGCAATGAGTGCTGCCGAAAAGGTTCGCTACGCTACCCTTAAATCATTCACCGATGCTTTCGCGGGATGCGGGTTCAGGGCAGAAACATTTTGCCCCGCCTACGGTCTTGCCGAACACGCTGTCGGTGTCACCATCAACAGCCTCAAAAGTCTACCTCAGGTTCTCAATGTACAGCGCACAGAACTGGAAAACGACGGTGAAGTGGTAGCCAACTCTACGCAAGATGACGCCGAAACAACCCGGCTCAAGCAGCTGGTTGGAAGTGGTAGGGCTTGGAACGAAACCGATGTTCGGATCATTCTTTTAGATGACGAAGGCACACCGCTGTCCATTGCGCCTCAGGACCGAGTGGGCGAAATTTGGGTTTCCAGTCTTAGTAAAACTCTTGGCTACCATAAACTCCCGGACACGACCGAAGAGGTTTTTCATGCCAGGCTGCCTGGCTCAGATCCTTCATCAGACGACGGGAAAAAGGAATATCTTCGAACTGGAGACTTAGGTTTCATCTCGTCGGAAAACGGTGAACTCTTTGTTTGTGGCCGCAACAAAGACATGATCATCATTGCCGGCAAGAACCACTATTCAGAAGATATGGAGCTAAATATCTCCGAAGCTCTCACTGGATACTTACGGCCAGGATGCATCGCCGCCTTTGCGGTAGAGAGCCAGGAAACGGGCGAAGAAGAACTTCATATTGTTGCAGAAGTAACCAATCACTGTGTGGACCTCACTGCCTGCTTTCAAAAAATTCATGAGTGCATAGCCAGGGAACATCATATCAATGTCTCCACAGTTACCCTCATCAACTCCAAGAGCATTCCCAAAACCAGCAGCGGCAAAATTCGACGTTTTTTGGTTCGAGAAATGCTCTTAGCAGGAAAGCTCAATGTTGTTTCCGGTGGAACCTGGCAAAATGACAATCCAGCGGAACCCGTTGCACCGAAACAAGAAAATATAACCAAACCGAAAGTGAGCAGCCCGGTCACTCCAAACCCACCGCCAGTGGCAGCCGAGAAAACTGTCTCGGCAGTGCTCGCGCAGCCCGATGAATCCTCTAAACGCGAAAGTGACTTCCCAAAGCTCCTTTTAGACTTCAAGAACTTTAGCGGCAGTCATGGAGCACCTGCAGCTTTCCCCGTTTACTTTCCTGAATGTGGACCAGGATACGAGCATTGGTCGTTTCTTGTAGGCACTAAAAATCTCGCACTCCTATTTGACGAAGATAAATTCTACCGAATGCCTGTTTGGAACTTTACGGCACCTGCTCCCGAAATATTTCATGATGAAAATTTCCCACGATGGGCCAATGGGCAAACCCACCGGAAGATGAAATCACGGCTGGCTGAGATTGTAGAAGAACTTATGCCAACAACCATTTCTCGAACGCTGAACACTACCAATCGATTCATGGACCGCTGGGCTGCACGAAAAAGCTTTCCTTGGCTGCCAGAGTTTAATGAATTTACCACTGCCCTCTTCTGTGAGGTATTTACGGGTAAAATGCTTACGGAGGCTCCCGACCTTTTCACCACGGTTCTTTATGGCGTCGACCCTTTTCGGAAAAACAGTTTCGAGAGTCAGAAAGTTACCCGTGAGGATAATGTTGCCCAAGGCATGGAAGCTAAGGCTAAACTCAGCGAGTTTCTAGTTGGTAAGAATCCAACTGAGTCAGATACATTTGATGCGGACCTATTGATTGGTTCTGGCGGCTTTGCCGTCATCCCGGCGCTTAAGAATGTCCTGATTAACCTCTACGCCATACTCTCATCAGAGCCGGAGATCCGTCAGCGCGTGGTGGAAGAACTACGCTTGCTAAGAGATCCACTGGAGCGTGATGCACTTACCAAGAACACACCACTGTTAGAAGCCTGTATCTGGGAAACCATTCGGCTGCATCCACCCGTTGGTCACTACTACGCGAGAGCTCGAGAAGATATCGTGGTTGACGGACTTCACATACCGAAAGATTCCAATGTGGTGGGCCACACTTGGTATTCCTACCATGACCCCGCTCTCTACAAGAACCCGCATCTCTTCGACCCAGACCGCTTCATGGAGCCACGCAATGAGCATATTGCAGGAGACAATAGCTTTGACCCATTTGGCTCTGGCGACCCACTCAATGGTCATGCCTGCCCAGGAAAAGATCTGGCTACACTCCTAGTAAAGACCACGATAGCTCAGTCACTGCTCGAGTATGACTGGGAACTCTCCAAGCCCGCCTGGGACGATACCCAGTACCGCGAGCGCTATGGCGTGCCGAACTATGAAGATGGCATGCAGGTCAACGATTTTAGAAAGCGTGATTCAAACGATTGGAACGACTTTTTCAACGCAGATTCAACCGAAGAATCAATGACACTGGATGAGTTGCGGAGTTTTAACGGAGAAGATGACAAACCCATCTACATTGCCATTCTCGGGAAGGTCTATGATGTAAGTTCCAGTGCTGATTTCTACGGTGAGGGTGGCCCCTATGAGGTATTTGCCGGACGGGATGCCTCAAGAGCACTCGCAACCATGTCTCTTGAAGAAGAAGACTTAGACAACCCCGACATCACATCACTGACTCAAAGCCAAATGGATATGCTTAAACAATGGCATGACCGGTTAGCATCAAAATATCCTCTTATCGGAAACCTTGTGAAAACCAAGGCAACCAAACCAAACAAGAAGAAGAAACCTAGCTTAGAGGCTCCGATGGACTGGCGAGTTGCAATCGTTGGTGGCGGTATTTCCGGCTTGGCGACCGCGCTCGCTTTGAGCGAGTATGGATACAAAGTCACGGTTTTTGAAAAGAACTTATCCCTGGGTGGGCATGCCTGTACGAAACCCGTCGGCGCTCACATGCGACAGCCCGCTTTCGGTATGTTTATGGCTAAGCAATGGCCCAATGCCTTGTCGCTCATGGATAAAGTGGGAATCAAGCCGATTGTTGAATGCCCTGCAGACCAAGCCATTCGCCACTTCTCTAAAGATGGCCATACGATTGCCCAAGAATCTATCGAAAAAGACATTACCCGATTCTACTACGACATGACCCGGATGATTAACGACCCTGAAGCAGATGGCGTTACCATTGGCAACTTCTTCAAAGAGCAAGAATATTCACACGAATTCATCTGCTACTACTTTGTTGGAAAAGTCATCCACTATTTCGCAGGGCAAAGTCTCGAATATTATCTGAGCTACCCATTGAGACTCATTGCTTGGATGTATTTAGGCATGACCGCCAACGAGAACGACGATGTCATGCGGGTAGACAACCAAGAGTACATGAACGCTATCAAAGCCATGCTGCAATCGAGACGCGTTCAGGTTGTGAACAACACAAATGTTTCGTTTATTACTCGGGATCAAAATCAAGCCATACTTGGATTCAATGGTGGCAAAGAATCGTTCGGTCATGTGGTGTTAGCGGTTCAGCCCCACCATGCGCTAAAGATTCTCGGTCCATGCGCCACCAAAGAAGAAGAAAATATTCTTTCACAGTTCGAATACACAGTAGATACCGCAGTCTTACATTTTGATGATTCATGGGTTCCTGAAAACAAAAAAGAATGGGGTCTCCTCAACTTTTTGCTTCCAGACAAAGGCCAATCGCTTCCAGAGCCATCTGAAACAATCCCCATCACCACGCCCTTTGTAAGTGATACCGATGGACGCACACCCATCTTCTGCACTTACAACTATGCCAATGCGGAAGACTGGGAAGGTGACGGACCCCATTGGAAATACACCTTTGAACACACAAAGGTCACACCCGCCACGCAGCTTCTGCGCCGTGAGCTGAAGATGCTTCAGGGCAAGCAGAGAGTTCAATATTGTGGCAGCTGGAGCCGGGGTCTGACTCTTCATGAAGATGCCGTCGTAACAGGCCTACAAGCCGCCAATCGTATTCTGGGAATAGACAGACAATACATCGTTAAAAACCCTGGCGTGGTTCAACCAGCCCCCTTCCAAAACGCTGAAGATGACTTCGGTTCGACGATTGAAGATATTGTAGAAAATCTCAACGGCATCCTTCAGGAGCTGAAGGCGACTTCCGAAAAATTGACTGTAGATACCGACCTGCAGGCATTAGGGCTCTCTTCATTAGACATTGGCCGTTTGGTTAATGCTGTCAACTCTCGCGTATCCAGCGGTACCATTTCAGTCGAAGAACTCTACGCGCTCGATACTTTGGGAGAAGTTGCCGAATATATATTGAACCTTGATGACAGCGACCCAATATTCGATGAGCTGCGGCACTCCCCGTCTCTTACGGCACGCGCTTCAGGCGGCAAGCCGGATGGAAGCGCCGGCATGCAGCACCCTGTGTCTATGGCTCAGCTCCAAATTCTGCAAAGCCACTTTATGGCCACTCAAGAATCGTCGCACTGGAATATTCCCATGCGGACCTGGCTGCACGGTAAAGTGGACGAGGAAGCACTCAAGAAATCCTTTCAACTTATGGCTCGCCGCCAATCCGTATTGCGCACGCGCTTCAACCTCTTAGAGGATGGAAGCTTTTGCCAACGCATTGATGCAAAAATTCCAGGCGATTTCTTTGAGTCTCTAAGCTCGACCAACCATCAAGAGGCCATTGAGCTGGCCAAGCAAGCTTCAACACGTCCGATGGATGTCAGCCATGGCGTTATCCGCGTTACTTTGATTCATGTGGACTCCGATACCTCTCTCTTGGTCCTGGTGGTTCATCATGCCGTCTCCGATGGGTGGTCCCTTGGCATCATCGTTCGCGAACTTTGGGAGTTCTACAATGGATTATGTGAAGACAAAGCACCCGAAGAACTCAGCCTTCCACACTTACCACTGCAATTTGTTGATTACAGCTATTGGCAGCAGGAGCTCCAAAAGCATCACCATTACGACAACAAGCTTGAATATTGGCGAAGAGAGCTGTCCTCTCCCGCCCCTGTTTTAGGACTCAGTAACGCAAAAACCAAAGCAGGAAACACTGCGGCCAGCACCCTCGCGTTTTATCTAATCCACGAGCAAGTTGATGCGTTGCGCGCTTTGAGCCGAAAAAATCGAACTTCCTTAAACGTGGTCCTTCTCACCGCCTATGCGGTATCCCTCTGCCGGCAATCTGGTCAAGATGCGGTTCTTATCCAAGTGCCCGTGGCCGGGCGTGAAAACGAAACGGAAGCACTCGTGGGGTGTTTTGCAGATGCCTTGATTCTAAAAATCTCGTGCTTAGCAGACCAAACCTTTGATGACTATATCCAACAAACCCATCGACAACTCTACGATGGCATCAAGCACGCAGTTCCCATGGGCTTGCTCTTAAACGAACTTGAACTGCGACCCGCGGAAAAACTAAAAATCCACCGCGCCGTTTTGCACTGGGAGCAAACGCTCAGCCTTCGCGACACCCAAGAAGTTGAAAAAGGCGGACTGCGCTCAGAACCATTCGATGCAAAGCAAAACGAAGAAGTTCAAATTGCAGCCCAAAGCCACAGTGTATTGAATATCAATGAAACACCTGAAGGCATGATGCGCGCGGAATGGCTCTTTTCCAAAAGCGCAATTGACGATGATACCATGCATGCCTTGGTGCGAACATTCAGAGAGCTGCTTAGCCAAAGACCTGACCAACCAAGTCCTCCGCCCGCAGCACCAGCGACAGCGCCAGTAAAGGCCGCTGAGCCTGTAGCGCCCGCACAATCCGCGCCCGTACTTAAGCCATTTGCCGCCAGTGACATTTTTGGCGGCTCTAGATGA
- a CDS encoding DUF1624 domain-containing protein, which produces MSKGKRYLSIDIFRGLAIALMVFGNTCLIFKGRAAWADHALDFGCTPGDLVAPMFIFAIAMTYKMAFERGVEREGRLDTYTKIFRRYTCFAGVGFLFHPIFPISESGIRFAWGTLAAIGLAGLLTLFFIHFSRVLRFVLSIALLVSYQILLAKPVMTTAGEMSLADVNLFDGHGGIVGGIAWFGMMLLSTVVVDNFKEQKLERLFWYGALLMLMGAGLHISWELWDTPAYGGISKERMTTAYVLVGVGFSTFLFWFIYWLYDVHEITGNKSKYLQPLAKNSFFIFLTHPFLVVAVYLLLPEGANDVIVFSVAVLNTWLAWKLAVWMDENGHYVII; this is translated from the coding sequence TTGTCTAAAGGCAAACGTTATCTCAGCATCGATATCTTTCGAGGGCTGGCCATCGCCTTGATGGTTTTTGGCAATACGTGCCTGATCTTCAAGGGCCGTGCTGCCTGGGCTGATCACGCTCTGGATTTTGGGTGCACGCCGGGTGATCTGGTCGCTCCCATGTTCATTTTTGCCATCGCTATGACTTATAAGATGGCGTTTGAGCGCGGGGTAGAGCGCGAGGGTAGGCTGGATACCTATACAAAGATTTTTAGGCGGTACACTTGTTTTGCGGGCGTAGGGTTTTTGTTTCACCCCATTTTCCCGATCTCGGAGAGTGGGATTCGTTTCGCATGGGGAACATTGGCTGCTATCGGTTTGGCTGGTTTATTAACGCTTTTCTTCATTCATTTCTCACGGGTGCTCAGGTTTGTACTCAGCATCGCTTTATTGGTTAGTTACCAAATTCTCCTGGCGAAGCCGGTGATGACCACGGCTGGTGAGATGTCTCTGGCGGATGTTAATCTCTTCGACGGCCATGGCGGTATCGTTGGCGGGATTGCTTGGTTCGGTATGATGCTTTTGAGTACGGTAGTCGTTGATAACTTTAAGGAGCAGAAGTTGGAGCGTCTGTTTTGGTATGGCGCCTTGTTGATGCTTATGGGAGCGGGGCTGCATATTTCTTGGGAATTGTGGGACACGCCAGCTTATGGTGGCATATCGAAGGAGCGGATGACCACGGCCTATGTGCTGGTCGGAGTAGGCTTCAGTACATTCCTGTTTTGGTTTATTTATTGGCTCTACGATGTTCATGAGATTACGGGAAATAAGAGTAAATATTTACAGCCGCTGGCAAAGAATAGTTTCTTTATCTTTCTTACGCATCCATTTTTAGTGGTGGCGGTCTACTTGCTTCTTCCAGAAGGTGCGAACGATGTCATCGTATTCAGTGTGGCAGTTCTCAACACTTGGCTGGCTTGGAAATTGGCGGTTTGGATGGATGAAAACGGCCACTACGTGATTATCTAA
- a CDS encoding fibro-slime domain-containing protein has translation MRPIHWITHLALLSLLATHAHAETLSLTGTVRDFQQAHIDFQRMNGSDPGVLQPYLDNQGRPVLINDAGSTTIYHQDSFYEWYRTIEDTNQATQVTLELTNSDASPNVYTYGSNAFFPIDGELYGNEGLSHNYHFTFMVHARFTYTGGEVFTFTGDDDVWLFLNGYLAIDLGGVHGPQTQSVNLDEIAEAAGMEVDGLYDFNFFFAERHTVGSNCFITTSIAFSDAKLEDNDGIDTNIDNCPYNPNPDQSDGDDDLRGDLCDNCPAIANFMQADMDGDDIGDVCDNCLDISNPIQDDIDEDGLGDACDEDDDGDEWLDVDDNCPGVDNPDQADADEDGIGDACDPCTTGLEEECPEPEPEEEEPAVDDETDADDEEPGTPTEPDPTLADDTYDDSDTSEIPIGRQGGCACSQGSSMGVTWLLVGLFGLSVRIRRRWLR, from the coding sequence ATGCGCCCGATCCATTGGATAACTCACCTGGCTCTCCTAAGTTTATTGGCAACCCATGCCCATGCTGAAACGCTTTCACTCACCGGTACGGTGCGAGATTTTCAACAAGCCCATATCGACTTTCAGCGAATGAATGGTTCTGATCCAGGTGTTCTCCAACCGTATCTTGATAATCAAGGCCGGCCAGTGCTGATCAATGACGCTGGCAGTACCACCATCTATCATCAAGATTCATTCTACGAATGGTATCGAACCATTGAAGATACCAACCAAGCCACCCAGGTCACTTTAGAACTGACCAATTCAGATGCATCACCCAATGTGTACACCTACGGAAGTAATGCATTCTTTCCTATTGATGGTGAACTCTACGGCAATGAAGGCCTCTCTCATAACTACCACTTTACGTTTATGGTTCATGCACGCTTTACCTATACCGGGGGCGAAGTATTCACTTTTACTGGCGACGACGACGTATGGCTCTTTCTCAACGGGTACTTGGCCATTGATTTAGGCGGTGTTCACGGCCCACAGACCCAATCTGTTAACTTAGATGAAATCGCAGAAGCTGCGGGCATGGAAGTGGACGGCCTCTACGATTTCAACTTCTTCTTCGCAGAGCGCCACACCGTGGGAAGCAATTGCTTTATTACCACCAGCATCGCCTTCAGTGATGCCAAGCTAGAAGACAACGATGGCATCGACACCAACATCGACAACTGCCCCTACAATCCAAACCCTGATCAGTCAGATGGCGACGACGACCTGCGAGGCGACCTCTGTGACAACTGCCCCGCCATCGCAAACTTCATGCAAGCAGATATGGATGGTGATGATATCGGTGATGTCTGTGACAATTGCTTAGATATAAGCAATCCAATTCAAGACGATATCGATGAGGATGGATTGGGTGACGCATGCGACGAAGACGACGATGGTGACGAATGGCTAGATGTGGATGACAATTGCCCTGGAGTCGACAACCCAGATCAAGCCGATGCTGATGAGGATGGCATTGGTGATGCCTGTGATCCATGCACCACTGGCCTTGAAGAAGAATGCCCAGAGCCGGAGCCCGAAGAAGAAGAACCAGCGGTGGATGACGAAACAGATGCCGATGATGAAGAACCTGGAACCCCCACTGAACCAGACCCCACCCTTGCCGATGATACATACGACGACAGCGACACCTCAGAGATTCCCATTGGACGCCAAGGCGGCTGTGCCTGCTCTCAAGGCAGCTCTATGGGGGTCACATGGCTTTTAGTCGGGCTCTTTGGTCTCTCAGTTCGCATCAGGCGACGGTGGCTTAGATAA
- a CDS encoding S8 family serine peptidase yields the protein MVPVLPAAVITVEDSWKLPEGLLEMGESLGQSGKTWRVEALPGQSGVELAKAWKNRPGVRFAEPDMLLPHSRWEERFNDPDYLSQWYHESLNTELLYDLSLGNPDVYIAVIDSAIETAHPEFVGSVIAPLDVYGDDNDPNPEPGEYCFEPDDMSLCDTHGTAVAGIAVAQANNNEGIVGLCPECSLIPIRLLGEYYAPLSGDVKAFEHAIDNGAWVINNSWGYSDYMPVSDTLRAVIVRAATEGRNGLGAVVVFAAGNDDREILDDELAAIPEVVSVTAIDHYGNPTPYTNTGATVDIAAPSATVSTSVNGGYTQSFGGTSAASPVVAGVAGLILSIHPEYSAEQVRALLTDSAKKDGRVTFDENGHHNTFGFGFLSPEGIVETWRPAPEAVPDEPEMESGGCTAVQGPLWILLLTLMGLRRFRDVASVV from the coding sequence ATGGTCCCCGTCTTGCCTGCCGCGGTCATTACGGTCGAAGATTCGTGGAAATTACCTGAGGGGCTCTTAGAGATGGGTGAGTCATTGGGCCAATCCGGGAAGACCTGGCGTGTTGAGGCGCTGCCCGGCCAATCCGGGGTCGAGCTGGCTAAAGCATGGAAAAATCGACCAGGTGTCCGCTTCGCCGAGCCCGATATGCTCTTGCCTCACAGCCGTTGGGAAGAGCGGTTCAATGACCCTGATTATTTGAGTCAGTGGTACCATGAGAGCTTAAATACGGAGTTGCTTTACGATTTAAGTCTGGGCAATCCAGATGTTTATATTGCCGTGATTGATTCTGCGATTGAGACCGCGCATCCCGAGTTTGTCGGTTCTGTAATCGCTCCCCTCGATGTTTATGGCGATGACAATGACCCCAATCCAGAGCCGGGTGAATATTGTTTTGAGCCCGATGATATGAGTTTGTGTGATACGCACGGCACTGCGGTGGCTGGCATCGCTGTTGCTCAGGCAAACAACAACGAGGGCATTGTGGGTCTATGTCCAGAGTGTTCGTTAATACCCATTCGCTTGTTGGGAGAATACTATGCGCCGCTCTCTGGCGATGTAAAAGCTTTCGAGCATGCCATCGATAATGGTGCTTGGGTTATCAATAACTCTTGGGGTTACAGCGACTATATGCCTGTTTCTGATACGCTTCGCGCGGTGATTGTTCGTGCCGCTACCGAGGGGCGAAATGGCTTAGGCGCGGTGGTGGTATTTGCGGCTGGTAATGATGACCGCGAAATTTTGGACGATGAGTTGGCAGCTATTCCCGAGGTTGTGTCTGTTACGGCGATCGACCATTACGGTAACCCCACGCCTTATACGAATACGGGAGCTACTGTGGATATCGCAGCACCTTCGGCTACAGTTTCAACCTCCGTTAATGGAGGCTACACCCAAAGCTTCGGCGGGACCTCGGCTGCATCGCCAGTTGTTGCGGGAGTGGCGGGACTGATTTTATCCATTCATCCTGAGTACAGCGCTGAACAGGTGAGGGCGCTTTTAACTGATTCAGCAAAAAAAGATGGTCGGGTGACCTTCGATGAAAATGGTCATCATAATACCTTCGGTTTTGGTTTTTTAAGCCCAGAAGGCATTGTAGAAACCTGGAGACCTGCTCCGGAAGCTGTCCCCGATGAGCCAGAGATGGAATCGGGGGGGTGCACTGCCGTGCAAGGACCACTTTGGATTCTTTTGCTAACCCTGATGGGCCTTCGACGCTTTAGAGATGTCGCCAGCGTAGTTTGA
- a CDS encoding peptidoglycan DD-metalloendopeptidase family protein, with protein sequence MSYPKSPNPEDFEPLKTAGIQFTTVIDLGENYEVYDFTKGYDAKRVLASPYGVGRYDEHRPGMYEGEQFLDDQRDVHVGVDLAGPVGEPVHAFYAGTIFKLGDNALPYDYGPTIITRHEWLGQVVYVLHGHLSRESLKKWSVGDSFEAGEVLAWLGSEEENGGWNSHLHFQLSLMEPKTHDLPGAVNRKDRPWALLAFPDPRLVLGPLY encoded by the coding sequence ATGAGTTATCCAAAGTCCCCGAATCCGGAAGATTTCGAGCCGCTTAAGACCGCAGGAATTCAATTTACCACGGTCATTGATCTGGGCGAAAACTATGAAGTTTACGACTTTACAAAGGGTTATGATGCCAAACGGGTGCTGGCGTCTCCTTATGGGGTAGGGCGCTACGATGAACACCGGCCGGGAATGTATGAAGGTGAACAATTCTTGGACGACCAGCGCGATGTGCATGTGGGTGTAGATTTGGCCGGACCCGTGGGAGAGCCGGTTCACGCTTTTTATGCCGGTACCATTTTCAAGTTAGGTGATAACGCTTTGCCCTACGATTATGGCCCGACCATCATCACGCGTCATGAATGGCTTGGTCAGGTTGTGTATGTTTTGCATGGTCACCTCTCACGAGAGAGCTTAAAGAAATGGTCGGTTGGAGACTCATTTGAAGCGGGAGAAGTTCTTGCCTGGCTCGGCAGTGAAGAAGAAAACGGCGGCTGGAATTCGCACCTGCATTTTCAGCTAAGCTTAATGGAGCCTAAGACCCACGACTTACCGGGAGCTGTAAACAGAAAAGACCGGCCCTGGGCGCTTCTTGCTTTTCCTGATCCGAGATTGGTCCTGGGCCCGCTCTATTGA